TCGGCTCGATGTAGCCCTGCTGCTTGACCGTGCTGGGGTCAATTGCCTTCGGCATCGGGCCAGCCTCCGGCTCACGGGCCGGAATCTGCGGGCCACCGGCAGGACCGGCTGGCGCCTGGGGATTTCCGGGCTGGGGCGGCACGGCCGGATTCTGGGCGAGCACCGTGCCGGCAAGGAGCAATCCGGCGAGAATGTTGGACGGTTTGGGCAACATGGGAAAAGGAAGGCGAAACGGGAGAGTTGCTAGGAGTCGAGCTAGCCTCGGGCGGGTTCTTTTAGAGTCGGGTCAGCGGCGCGGGGCCGGCTGAGGAATGCGCGGACGGTTGACCCGGGGTGGTTGGGCTTGCTGCTGCTGGGGTTGGGCCTGTTGCTGCTGGATGGTCGGATTCGGTTGCTGGCCCGGTTGAACATTCGGCTGGCGATTGTTCTGCTGCGGTGCGGCGGAGGCCTTGGGCGTCGTCGTCTTTTCGTCGAACTTAACCGATCCGCTACGGCCACCGGAGGAGAGATGGACCACGGTGTCCATCCAACTGCTCTTGCCGAATTCCACGCGATCCACCTTGAAGGAGCCGGAGGCTCCGGCGGCGAGATCTTCCATTCGGTCCGGATAATACTTTGTGGTGCCGGAAGGACGGATCACTTGGGTTTCACCCGCGTTCTTTTTGTGCTGGAGAGTGACCATGTAGCCCCCCTCGACTTCCGACACGCCACCGAGCGACCAGTCAGCGAAAGCTTCAATAGCTTCAGGACCTTTTTCCACCGGCGGCTTAGAGGTGAAGGGAGAGTTATTCCACAGGTGGGCGTAGCTCGCGTTCGAGGGCTTGCGCGGCACTTCGGCGGAGGTCAGGCCGATCAGGAGAAAGGCGCTAAGCAAATGGATCAGAGTCGCTTTCATTGCTCGAGAAAGGGGTTAGCGATGGAGGGCATTGGTGAAAAACCTTATGGTTCCGGAGTTTCCACCGATTCGGGCTCCTCCCCCGAAGAGGGCACGTACCACTGCTCGGCGGTCACGGTGCAGTCGATCTTGGTATCGTCTTTCGCATCGGGCGAAAGACGCATGAAGGTGATCGCCCGGAATTGATCGGGCATCTGGAGACGGTCCAACCAACGGTAGAGGGCCGCCTCGTTGCCGGTCACGTTGAACTCAACCTTGGCACGGTGGAAACGACCGGTTTCGTCGCTGGGCAGGATCTTGCGGCGCTTGATTTCCAGCGAGTTGGCCGTGGCCTGATTCGAGGCGAATTGCTCCAACTCGGTCTGCACAGTCTGTCCGGCTTTCGGTTCCGGATAGTGGTCGGCAAGCCAATCCATCTCACCTTGGTTGGTCTCGCGATCCGCATCCATGATGCGGGCGTCCTCGACCGAGGTTTTCGCCTTACCCAAGGCCTTGGTCACGCCAGCGCGGTAGCCACGGTACCAAGAAATGGCGAAGAAATTGAGCAGCACGAAGATCGCGACGCTGAAGAGCAGGACTAATTTCTTTTCGCGGTCGCTCATGAATCGTGGAGTCGGAAAGGGAAAACCGCCCGGAGGGGATCTTGTCGGTAGTTCACGGAGTTGTGTCGGGCAGCGTGCCGGTGAAAACGAAATCCCAGCCCTTGGTGCTGTTCGAGGGCGGCGGCGTATCCCAATCGTATTCCCCCAGATTGCCGGATTCCCGGCTGAGGTTCAGGCTGAACGTATTGACCGGAGCGGCTTGGGGAGCCTCCCCTACCAGCTTGATCTGCCCCGCATTGACTTCCGCGGTCTTCAGCCGCAAGCCGCTGTTCGGCGGGATGGCCTTGGCCACACGCGACATGATTTCCACCGGAGCCCGGTTGTAGTCCACGACCGGCTCCAGCTCCGCCCACAGGATCTTGTGCTCCGCCACGGCGGCAGAGAGCTCCGGCGGCATGATCTGCGCGGCTTGGGTCTTGTAGCCTTTGATCTTCTGCTGGTCGCGCCAGATCCCGTAACCGAACCAGCCGGCCACACCGAGATAGGCGACCGCCACGGCAGCCACGCCCGCCATCTTTTGTTGGCGGGCAACTTGGGCGCGGCGGGCGGCCCGCACGTCGGCAGGCAGCAGCTTGCTGCGCGGATCCGGCAGCACCGGCTCGGGCCGGGGCGACACCTTGCCGGGCAGGCCGAGACCATTTGCTAGGCTGCCGGCGGAACCGGCGTCCCCGTCCGGGGACCAAATATGGATCGCCTCCGGCTTCAGCGGCAGGCCTTGGATCGCCAGCTGGCCGAGCGCGAGCTGGATCTCGCGCAAGCAGGCCGCATCCGGAGCCGGACCGGCGCTGGAGGTGGCTTGAGAGTAGAGTAATTTGGAGTTCCGGAAGAATGCGAAGACCCAGCGTCCGAACTCGACCCAAGCGGCGATCGCCTCGCCACGGACCTGGAAGGCGCGGGGAGAAACGTCGAATTCCTTGGGGCTGCGGGGCGGGAGGTCGCCATCCCCGGGTGATTTGAGCACCACGCAGAGCAGGGTGGCGCTGTCGCCCTCCTTGCTCACCACGAAGGTATCGGAGAGCTGGCCGGCCATGGGGTCGGCCCGCACGCCGAGACGCTCGGCATGCATCGCAGAAAGATCCTCGAAAAGTGACTCATCTGCACTGGAAGCCTTGAAGGGCAGCGCGTGCATCCCCCTCACCGGGAAGAGCATGGCGAGATTTCCGCCGGGCAGATTCCCCAGATCGGACGCACGGGATGGTCCGTCCGCCGTCTGGAGGCTAAAACCTCCGGCGCTCGACTGCTTCCAGATCTCCCAACCCCGGGCACCGGGGACGAGCAGTGTTGTTTCCTGTTGTTTGCTCAAGGCACTACCTCCTCGGTTCGTTCCAAAACCGCCGGTCGTCCCGTGCGGTTGCGCACGATGACCGTGATTTTGCGTTTGGCTCCGGCGACCGTGCCGATGCTTTCAATTCTCTGGGTGGCATCGTTCACGGTCAGTCGGGCGGTGATTTCGGGGCGCATGCTGGAGTCCACACCCAGAAGGGCAAGCGCTTGCTCCAGTTGCTGGAAAGGGGCGTCGTCGTCGGTCTCGCGGATTCCATCCGGTCCGCGGACCGTTTCGGGGATCACCGCGGCTTCCTCCACGGAGACTTCCGCGGCCACGGCGATGAGTTCGGCCGGGGCCTCGTTCAGATCGAGCTGGCCGCCGCTCCAGATGGTGAACCAGTCCCGCCAATCCGGTTTGAGGGCTTCCACATAATCCATCCCCTTCACCAGGCGGACCTCGTCGAGATTGTAGAAGGGACGATTGAAAGGCTGGTTGAGGCGGCCTTGCTCGGTGTACCACTCGGATTCCGCGCCGTTCAGACCGGCCTCGTCGTTGGTGTCCACCCAGTCGATCAGAGCATCGGTCACGGCTTGGGCCTCGTCCAAGGTCAGCCCCCAGTCCATGAACATGGACTTCAGCAGCTGCTCATCCTGTTTGAGGACCAAGGCATTGATATTGAACTTCTCGCCTTCCGAGATCAGGCGGACTTCGAAACCCTCGCCATTTTCCTCGGACATTTGGCGCAGCAGCGGATCGGTGCGCTTCACCGCCGGATTCGATCCCACGGCGATTCCCATCTCCGCCAACTGCCGGGCCCGGAAACCGTGGATCTGCGCGGTCGCCAGATCGACATCGAAGGAGACCACCCGAATCGCCGCCATCGAGGCCATCGCCAGGATCGCAACCAGCCACAGCACCGCGATCAACGCGGAGCCACGATTCCGATGCTTGTGGGAAGTGGACCTCATTTTACTTCGATTGGAGGAATATCCGGCTTATCTCCATCGCCACCGCCTCCTCCTGGGCCGCCGCCACCCCCACCGCCGCGTTGCTGCTGCTGGAGTTGGCGCATCATCACCTCGGGGTCCTGCTTCGGCGGGATCCAGAAAATCTGTTTCATGAACTCCCCGTTCGCACCGAAGGCGACCGTGAGTTCCATCTGAAGAGGCAAACGACCGACGAGATCCCAGTCGTAGGCCCACTCCATGGTGCGGCCATCGAGAACCTGCCACTCAAAGGTGCGGACGTCCTCCAACAAAACCACCTCCGCAAAGGGCTCCAAGCTGGTGTTTGTCTCCTGATTATCGCTGTCTTGCAGGATCTCCTCCTCGTAGTAGCGGAGCACGATATCGAGATAGCCGTCGCGGCGTGGAACCGTGGAAAGACGGACAGCCTTCGCCACCTTCTCGGTGCCACCCCATGTGAAGGCGAGCGGGACATTCTGAAGCGTGAGATCCGAGAGATACTGGGCTCCGGCATCGTTGGAGGACAGCTCCATGCGGGCATTCCCCGGCAGAGTCCCGAACATCTTGCCGAGAAGCTCGAACATCGCCTTGCGCTCGCCCTCTTCGTTCTGGGTCTGCATCACCGCGTTGCCGAGCTGCATGTTCGCGGAGAAGGTGCTGAAAATCATCCCCACCAGCAGGGACATCAGCAAAAGGGCCAGCACCAGCTCCAGCAAGGTGAAGCCGCGGCGACGGGAAGTTCCGGGGGCGGCGACTTTCATGGCTGGTAAAGACGCGAGTAGCGCCAGGTTTCGGCCATCTGCTCCTGGGACACGCCGCTTTCAAACCAGCGCGCCACCACCTCGATGCGGTACATCTCCTGGAGAAGCTGGCCGTCCTCGTTCTCGATCTCGGGCATGAGCTCGATCGTGGTCTCGATCTCCATGCCTTCATTCGCCATCTCGTCCACCGCTTCGGATTTGGTGCCTTCCTCGAGCACCGGCTGGGACATCTCGCGGGCCAAGGCGCTTTCCAGCAGACGGTTGATCCTCAACTCGCGCTGCGCGGCGCCCGCAAGATCGGCGGTCCGGTGCAGGGCGATCGCGAAACCGGTGGCGGCCATCGCGAAAACTCCAAGCGCCAGAAGCACCTCCAAGAGCAGGAAGCCCCTGGGCGCTCGCCGCATGCCGCGGCCATGGCGTGGATGGAGTTTCATTCAGTAAATTTCCTTGGAGGTATCGCGGATGCTGGCGGTCAGGGGGTGGAACTCCGCCTCTTCCCAGCTCTTGTCGAGTTGGAAGCGGACACCCACCGGTTCGCAGGTACCCTCGACATCGAAGCGCCACACCTGGCGGTTCTTCGCATCGACCGGGATCCAGATGTCGCTGGCCCAGCGCCGGATGAAGACCTGCATCTCCTCATCGGCTTCCCAAGTGTCGTGGACACTGTTGAACTGTCCGACCGGCTGCTCCCCATCCGCGGTTTCCGCCGCGAGCCGAGCGGCGGCGGCTTCGCGCTGCTCGGGTTCGAGCACGGCTTCGGCAAAAGGCATCAGGGTCACGCGGCCAGCGTAGAATTCGAGAGCATAGGGTCGCTGCTGAAGCGCCGCGAGGGTCCGGGCCCGCTTGGCCAAAAGGGCGACATCGCCCGAAGCCTCGCTCAGCACGCGTTCGTCCCGCGAAAGGACCATCATGCCGATGGCCCCACCCCCGATGAGGGCGATGGCCAGGAGAACAATGACGATCTCCAGAAGCGTGAAGCCCGGCGCGGTCGGCTTACTTCCCGTCTTGGCTGCTGAGATCGTCATCGGTGCCGGCTTGGCCGTCTTTACCCAGGCTGAAGAGTTCGAATTCGCTCGGATCCTTGGTGCCCGGGAACTTGTAACCATAAGGCTGG
The Luteolibacter rhizosphaerae DNA segment above includes these coding regions:
- a CDS encoding general secretion pathway protein GspK, producing the protein MRSTSHKHRNRGSALIAVLWLVAILAMASMAAIRVVSFDVDLATAQIHGFRARQLAEMGIAVGSNPAVKRTDPLLRQMSEENGEGFEVRLISEGEKFNINALVLKQDEQLLKSMFMDWGLTLDEAQAVTDALIDWVDTNDEAGLNGAESEWYTEQGRLNQPFNRPFYNLDEVRLVKGMDYVEALKPDWRDWFTIWSGGQLDLNEAPAELIAVAAEVSVEEAAVIPETVRGPDGIRETDDDAPFQQLEQALALLGVDSSMRPEITARLTVNDATQRIESIGTVAGAKRKITVIVRNRTGRPAVLERTEEVVP
- a CDS encoding prepilin-type N-terminal cleavage/methylation domain-containing protein, which translates into the protein MKVAAPGTSRRRGFTLLELVLALLLMSLLVGMIFSTFSANMQLGNAVMQTQNEEGERKAMFELLGKMFGTLPGNARMELSSNDAGAQYLSDLTLQNVPLAFTWGGTEKVAKAVRLSTVPRRDGYLDIVLRYYEEEILQDSDNQETNTSLEPFAEVVLLEDVRTFEWQVLDGRTMEWAYDWDLVGRLPLQMELTVAFGANGEFMKQIFWIPPKQDPEVMMRQLQQQQRGGGGGGGPGGGGGDGDKPDIPPIEVK
- a CDS encoding pilus assembly FimT family protein, whose amino-acid sequence is MTISAAKTGSKPTAPGFTLLEIVIVLLAIALIGGGAIGMMVLSRDERVLSEASGDVALLAKRARTLAALQQRPYALEFYAGRVTLMPFAEAVLEPEQREAAAARLAAETADGEQPVGQFNSVHDTWEADEEMQVFIRRWASDIWIPVDAKNRQVWRFDVEGTCEPVGVRFQLDKSWEEAEFHPLTASIRDTSKEIY